A section of the Salvelinus sp. IW2-2015 linkage group LG7, ASM291031v2, whole genome shotgun sequence genome encodes:
- the LOC111966287 gene encoding helicase ARIP4 isoform X2: MLLLEESETFTDQPHSAPFSSENEAQGGDSARWQCTAPSTSPSGETPSHPSRPSSRPESQTPSRSLRETKKSSLSYSNKPAHMRRNIRKLLREHQLEAVTKAAQQEELERRQRLEQQRKEGHFPVPLLPEYTPGDQSVSASVAERDHVICLGTSYSSTNVSEDDSKALITEAHAPKEDVIELSSDEDDALQISSESTNEEEEDRSAAPEATGAHANDAVNQPDAQGRVLVNLNHPTEEADLFLSPQLARVVKPHQIGGIRFLYDNLVESLERYESSGGFGCILAHSMGLGKTLQVISFIDIVLRHTQAHTVLAIVPVNTLQNWLAEFNLWIPTFDALPVDVDPTQVSPRTFKVHILNDEHKTTTTRAKVISDWSXDGGVLLMGYEMYRLLSLKKSFVAGRKKSKKAQGPVVIDLNEEDRHQELLKGIEKALSRPGPDMVICDEGHRIKNCHASTSQALKNIRTRRRVVLTGYPLQNNLIEYWCMVDFVRPDFLGTRQEFSNMFERPILNGQCVDSTPQDVQLMRYRSHVLHSLLEGFVQRRGHDVLRDQLPSKDEHVILVRLSPLQRALYTEFMNRFREAGNSGWLSLNPLKAFCVCCKIWNHTDVLYEALQKENLANEQDLDLDDITNSHARCPAPNQKGKTPEDPNSIGGLSLNALQEKANQVITYEWAKEIMSDYKPGILENSAKMVLLFHLIDESVRKGDKILVFSQSLSTLSVIEEFLAKRPIPAGSAREGHNQNWLRNHNYYRLDGSTSASERERLINQFNDPSNTSTLVFLLSTRAGCLGVNLIGANRVVVFDASWNPCHDAQAVCRVYRYGQKKPCHIYRLVCDFTLEKKIYDRQISKQGMSDRVVDDLNPMLSFTRREVESLLHFVEEEPDVSQVQLQSRQEMEPSIRQACQLYPHLVTKQPFHHDSLLVDRREMKLTKAEKKAAKKSYEDEKRASVPYTRPSYAHYYPASDQSLTNIPAFSQRNWRPPPRQDEKPVASIRPVQSTPIPMLPRQASHASASTADSDSGSGFPVNYLQKAGVFVQKIVTTTDIVIPGTNRSTDVKARISAGESIHVIRGTKGTYIRTCDGRIFAIRAASKLKAGEENSAVAPKNTQKALEDSTNSTSGCVTRPLSPDSPEILSELQRYTAAAGNKIQQQQAPKAPSAGSLETALAESTNGSSMTSHAKPWGETAAQPNTDSTAALDLMGTKRKASTPSADEWANNKQLATGKRTSAPLPPRGFPFTGGYGLPPMGLNPAMLGSIEQPLFMGAGSPYFQPHSQMGDPCLMFPMTSDTFGLGDGTLTSSSSRSSSSTTTSSSSAASDSASLAPFMLGAGMAGMLPPDFPMSYGQSVGMYPSSLLPGGLPAATPGPAGSSFLSHFPSSGLMGAGLGRSDAHGSAENAGSSSDSDDDDVIEVTGQ, translated from the exons ATGCTGCTGCTGGAAGAGTCGGAGACCTTTACAG aCCAGCCTCATAGCGCTCCCTTCAGCTCGGAGAATGAAGCGCAGGGAGGGGACTCTGCGAGATGGCAGTGCACCGCCCCATCTACCTCACCCTCGGGGGAGACGCCGTCCCACCCCTCTCGACCGTCCTCACGGCCCGAGAGCCAAACCCCCTCGCGGTCCCTGAGGGAAACCAAAAAGAGCTCCCTCTCCTACTCCAACAAACCCGCACACATGAGGAGGAACATCAg AAAGCTGTTGAGGGAGCACCAGTTGGAGGCGGTGACCAAAGCTGCCCAGcaggaggagctagagaggcGGCAGAGGCTSGAACAGCAGAGGAAGGAAGGGCACTTCCCCGTTCCCCTGCTACCCGAGTACACTccag GAGATCAGAGTGTGTCTGCTAGCGTGGCCGAACGGGACCATGTGATATGCCTGGGCACCAGTTACAGCAGCACTAATGTCAGCGAGGACGACTCCAAGGCTCTGATCACAGAAGCACACGCCCCAAAAGAAG ACGTGATCGAGCTGAGCTCCGACGAGGACGACGCCCTACAGATCAGCAGCGAGTCCaccaatgaggaggaggaggaccggTCGGCGGCACCCGAGGCGACCGGCGCCCACGCAAACGACGCTGTGAACCAACCGGACGCCCAGGGGCGTGTCTTGGTCAACCTGAACCACCCAACCGAGGAGGCAGACCTGTTCCTCTCCCCTCAGCTGGCCCGGGTCGTCAAACCTCATCAG ATCGGTGGGATCCGTTTCCTCTATGATAACCTGGTTGAGTCTCTTGAGCGCTATGAGAGCAGCGGGGGCTTCGGCTGTATCCTGGCCCACAGCATGGGCCTGGGCAAGACCCTGCAGGTCATCTCCTTCATAGACATTGTGCTCAGACACACCCAGGCCCACACTGTGCTCGCCATCGTGCCT gtcaaCACGCTACAGAACTGGCTGGCCGAATTTAACCTCTGGATCCCGACCTTTGATGCGCTACCCGTGGACGTGGACCCCACCCAGGTCTCCCCGCGCACCTTCAAGGTCCACATCCTGAACGACGAGCACAA AACCACGACCACCAGAGCGAAGGTGATCTCTGACTGGTCGCMGGACGGCGGCGTGCTCCTGATGGGATATGAGATGTATCGCCTGCTGTCCCTGAAGAAGAGCTTTGTGGCAGGCCGGAAGAAGTCCAAGAAGGCCCAAGGACCGGTGGTCATCGACCTGAACGAAGAGGACCGGCATCAAGAGCTCCTCAAAG GCATAGAGAAGGCCCTATCTCGCCCCGGCCCGGACATGGTGATCTGTGACGAGGGCCACCGCATTAAGAACTGCCACGCCAGCACCTCGCAGGCCCTGAAGAACATCCGTACCCGGCGGCGTGTGGTCCTCACGGGATACCCCCTCCAGAACAACCTGATAGAGTACTGGTGCATGGTGGACTTTGTCAGGCCTGATTTCCTAGGTACCAGGCAGGAGTTCAGTAACATGTTCGAGAGGCCCATTCTGAACGGGCAGTGTGTGGACAGCACGCCGCAGGACGTCCAACTGATGAGATACCGAAGTCATGTCCTCCATAGCCTGCTGGAGGGCTTTGTCCAGAG GCGTGGTCACGACGTGTTGAGAGACCAGCTCCCCTCCAAGGATGAGCATGTGATACTGGTGCGACTGTCGCCCCTGCAGAGGGCCCTTTACACAGAGTTCATGAACCGCTTCAGAGAGGCAGGCAACAGCGGCTGGCTCAGCCTCAACCCACTCAAGGCCTTCTGCGTCTgctgcaag ATCTGGAACCACACAGACGTGCTCTACGAGGCACTGCAGAAGGAGAATCTGGCCAATGAGCAGGACCTGGACCTGGATGACATCACCAACAGCCACGCCCGCTGCCCCGCCCCCAACCAGAAGGGCAAGACTCCGGAGGACCCCAACAGCATCGGAGGGCTGAGTCTCAACGCTCTGCAGGAGAAGGCCAATCAGGTCATCACCTACGAATGG GCGAAAGAGATCATGTCTGACTATAAGCCAGGGATTTTGGAGAACTCTGCTAAGATGGTCCTGCTGTTCCACCTGATCGACGAGAGCGTCAGGAAGGGAGACAAGATCTTGGTCTTCAG CCAGAGTTTGTCCACCCTCTCGGTCATCGAGGAGTTCTTGGCCAAGAGGCCCATACCGGCGGGCAGTGCCAGAGAGGGCCACAACCAAAACTGGCTCCGCAACCAcaactactaca GACTGGATGGGAGCACGTCtgcctccgagagagagagactcatcaACCAGTTCAACGACCCGTCCAACACCTCCACCTTGGtctttctgctttccaccag GGCTGGCTGCCTGGGGGTAAACCTGATTGGGGCTAACCGCGTGGTGGTTTTCGATGCCTCCTGGAACCCCTGTCACGACGCCCAGGCTGTGTGTAGAGTATACCGCTACGGCCAGAAGAAACCCTGCCACATCTACCGCCTGGTCTGTGACTTCACCCTGGAGAAGAAGATCTACGACCGGCAGATCTCCAAGCAGGGCATGTCTG aCCGAGTGGTGGATGACCTGAACCCGATGCTGTCGTTCACACGGAGGGAAGTGGAGTCTCTGCTGCACTTTGTGGAGGAGGAGCCTGACGTGTCACAGGTGCAGCTGCAGTCCCGCCAGGAGATGGAGCCGAGCATCAGACAGGCCTGCCAGCTCTACCCTCACTTAGTCACCAAG CAACCCTTCCACCACGATTCTCTCCTGGTGGACCGGCGGGAGATGAAGCTCACCAAAGCAGAGAAGAAGGCTGCCAAAAAGAGCTACGAGGACGAGAAGCGTGCGTCGGTGCCCTACACGCGGCCCTCTTACGCCCACTACTACCCCGCCAGCGACCAGAGCCTCACCAACATCCCTGCCTTCAGCCAGCGCAACTG GCGCCCACCCCCTCGCCAAGATGAGAAGCCCGTGGCCAGCATCCGCCCCGTTCAGTCAACTCCAATTCCCATGTTGCCTCGCCAGGCGTCTCATGCCTCCGCCTCCACGGCGGACTCCGACTCCGGCTCGGGCTTTCCCGTCAACTACCTGCAGAAGGCAGGCGTCTTCGTCCAGAAGATCGTCACCACCACAGATATCGTGATACCAGGAACCAACCGTTCAACTGATGTCAAGGCCAGGATCAGTGCAGGAGAGAGCATCCACGTCATCAGAGGAACTAAAGGGACCTACATCAGAACCTGTGACGGGAGGATCTTTGCGATCCGTGCTGCAAGCAAGCTCAAGGCTGGGGAGGAGAACTCAGCCGTTGCACCCAAAA acACCCAGAAGGCATTGGAGGACTCGACGAACAGCACCAGCGGCTGTGTGACTCGCCCGCTCTCCCCTGACAGCCCCGAGATCCTGAGCGAGCTCCAGAGGTACACAGCTGCAGCCGGAAACAAGATCCAGCAGCAGCAGGCCCCCAAGGCTCCGTCTGCAGGATCCTTGGAGACGGCGCTGGCAGAGAGCACCAATGGCAGCAGCATGACCAGCCATGCCAAGCCCTGGGGAGAGACCGCGGCCCAGCCCAACACAGACTCCACGGCCGCCCTGGACCTGATGGGCACCAAGCGCAAAGCCTCCACCCCGTCTGCGGACGAATGGGCCAACAACAAGCAGCTGGCCACCGGCAAGCGCACCTCGGCCCCGTTGCCCCCCCGGGGCTTTCCCTTTACCGGGGGTTACGGCCTCCCGCCCATGGGCCTCAACCCGGCCATGCTGGGTTCCATTGAGCAACCCCTTTTCATGGGGGCTGGCTCGCCCTACTTCCAGCCCCACAGCCAGATGGGTGACCCCTGTCTCATGTTCCCCATGACCTCTGACACCTTCGGCCTGGGGGACGGCACCCTAACTAGCTCCTCCTCCAggtcttcctcctccaccacaacCAGCTCCTCCTCGGCTGCCTCTGACTCGGCCTCCCTGGCTCCCTTCATGCTGGGTGCTGGTATGGCTGGCATGCTGCCCCCAGATTTCCCCATGTCCTACGGCCAGTCCGTGGGCATGTACCCTAGCTCGCTGCTCCCTGGGGGGCTCCCGGCCGCCACCCCAGGCCCCGCTGGCTCCAGCTTCCTCTCCCACTTCCCCTCCTCTGGCCTGATGGGGGCGGGGCTGGGTCGCTCTGACGCCCACGGCTCGGCAGAGAACGCTGGTAGTAGCTCAGACAGCGATGACGATGATGTCATTGAGGTGACTGGACAATGA
- the LOC111966287 gene encoding helicase ARIP4 isoform X1 → MSDEETSGRHMEPHCLNSEEEDENDGEDEDDVPDQPHSAPFSSENEAQGGDSARWQCTAPSTSPSGETPSHPSRPSSRPESQTPSRSLRETKKSSLSYSNKPAHMRRNIRKLLREHQLEAVTKAAQQEELERRQRLEQQRKEGHFPVPLLPEYTPGDQSVSASVAERDHVICLGTSYSSTNVSEDDSKALITEAHAPKEDVIELSSDEDDALQISSESTNEEEEDRSAAPEATGAHANDAVNQPDAQGRVLVNLNHPTEEADLFLSPQLARVVKPHQIGGIRFLYDNLVESLERYESSGGFGCILAHSMGLGKTLQVISFIDIVLRHTQAHTVLAIVPVNTLQNWLAEFNLWIPTFDALPVDVDPTQVSPRTFKVHILNDEHKTTTTRAKVISDWSXDGGVLLMGYEMYRLLSLKKSFVAGRKKSKKAQGPVVIDLNEEDRHQELLKGIEKALSRPGPDMVICDEGHRIKNCHASTSQALKNIRTRRRVVLTGYPLQNNLIEYWCMVDFVRPDFLGTRQEFSNMFERPILNGQCVDSTPQDVQLMRYRSHVLHSLLEGFVQRRGHDVLRDQLPSKDEHVILVRLSPLQRALYTEFMNRFREAGNSGWLSLNPLKAFCVCCKIWNHTDVLYEALQKENLANEQDLDLDDITNSHARCPAPNQKGKTPEDPNSIGGLSLNALQEKANQVITYEWAKEIMSDYKPGILENSAKMVLLFHLIDESVRKGDKILVFSQSLSTLSVIEEFLAKRPIPAGSAREGHNQNWLRNHNYYRLDGSTSASERERLINQFNDPSNTSTLVFLLSTRAGCLGVNLIGANRVVVFDASWNPCHDAQAVCRVYRYGQKKPCHIYRLVCDFTLEKKIYDRQISKQGMSDRVVDDLNPMLSFTRREVESLLHFVEEEPDVSQVQLQSRQEMEPSIRQACQLYPHLVTKQPFHHDSLLVDRREMKLTKAEKKAAKKSYEDEKRASVPYTRPSYAHYYPASDQSLTNIPAFSQRNWRPPPRQDEKPVASIRPVQSTPIPMLPRQASHASASTADSDSGSGFPVNYLQKAGVFVQKIVTTTDIVIPGTNRSTDVKARISAGESIHVIRGTKGTYIRTCDGRIFAIRAASKLKAGEENSAVAPKNTQKALEDSTNSTSGCVTRPLSPDSPEILSELQRYTAAAGNKIQQQQAPKAPSAGSLETALAESTNGSSMTSHAKPWGETAAQPNTDSTAALDLMGTKRKASTPSADEWANNKQLATGKRTSAPLPPRGFPFTGGYGLPPMGLNPAMLGSIEQPLFMGAGSPYFQPHSQMGDPCLMFPMTSDTFGLGDGTLTSSSSRSSSSTTTSSSSAASDSASLAPFMLGAGMAGMLPPDFPMSYGQSVGMYPSSLLPGGLPAATPGPAGSSFLSHFPSSGLMGAGLGRSDAHGSAENAGSSSDSDDDDVIEVTGQ, encoded by the exons ATGTCTGACGAGGAGACCTCGGGGAGACACATGGAGCCCCACTGCCTCAacagtgaggaggaggatgagaatgATGGAGAGGATGAAGATGATGTCCCCG aCCAGCCTCATAGCGCTCCCTTCAGCTCGGAGAATGAAGCGCAGGGAGGGGACTCTGCGAGATGGCAGTGCACCGCCCCATCTACCTCACCCTCGGGGGAGACGCCGTCCCACCCCTCTCGACCGTCCTCACGGCCCGAGAGCCAAACCCCCTCGCGGTCCCTGAGGGAAACCAAAAAGAGCTCCCTCTCCTACTCCAACAAACCCGCACACATGAGGAGGAACATCAg AAAGCTGTTGAGGGAGCACCAGTTGGAGGCGGTGACCAAAGCTGCCCAGcaggaggagctagagaggcGGCAGAGGCTSGAACAGCAGAGGAAGGAAGGGCACTTCCCCGTTCCCCTGCTACCCGAGTACACTccag GAGATCAGAGTGTGTCTGCTAGCGTGGCCGAACGGGACCATGTGATATGCCTGGGCACCAGTTACAGCAGCACTAATGTCAGCGAGGACGACTCCAAGGCTCTGATCACAGAAGCACACGCCCCAAAAGAAG ACGTGATCGAGCTGAGCTCCGACGAGGACGACGCCCTACAGATCAGCAGCGAGTCCaccaatgaggaggaggaggaccggTCGGCGGCACCCGAGGCGACCGGCGCCCACGCAAACGACGCTGTGAACCAACCGGACGCCCAGGGGCGTGTCTTGGTCAACCTGAACCACCCAACCGAGGAGGCAGACCTGTTCCTCTCCCCTCAGCTGGCCCGGGTCGTCAAACCTCATCAG ATCGGTGGGATCCGTTTCCTCTATGATAACCTGGTTGAGTCTCTTGAGCGCTATGAGAGCAGCGGGGGCTTCGGCTGTATCCTGGCCCACAGCATGGGCCTGGGCAAGACCCTGCAGGTCATCTCCTTCATAGACATTGTGCTCAGACACACCCAGGCCCACACTGTGCTCGCCATCGTGCCT gtcaaCACGCTACAGAACTGGCTGGCCGAATTTAACCTCTGGATCCCGACCTTTGATGCGCTACCCGTGGACGTGGACCCCACCCAGGTCTCCCCGCGCACCTTCAAGGTCCACATCCTGAACGACGAGCACAA AACCACGACCACCAGAGCGAAGGTGATCTCTGACTGGTCGCMGGACGGCGGCGTGCTCCTGATGGGATATGAGATGTATCGCCTGCTGTCCCTGAAGAAGAGCTTTGTGGCAGGCCGGAAGAAGTCCAAGAAGGCCCAAGGACCGGTGGTCATCGACCTGAACGAAGAGGACCGGCATCAAGAGCTCCTCAAAG GCATAGAGAAGGCCCTATCTCGCCCCGGCCCGGACATGGTGATCTGTGACGAGGGCCACCGCATTAAGAACTGCCACGCCAGCACCTCGCAGGCCCTGAAGAACATCCGTACCCGGCGGCGTGTGGTCCTCACGGGATACCCCCTCCAGAACAACCTGATAGAGTACTGGTGCATGGTGGACTTTGTCAGGCCTGATTTCCTAGGTACCAGGCAGGAGTTCAGTAACATGTTCGAGAGGCCCATTCTGAACGGGCAGTGTGTGGACAGCACGCCGCAGGACGTCCAACTGATGAGATACCGAAGTCATGTCCTCCATAGCCTGCTGGAGGGCTTTGTCCAGAG GCGTGGTCACGACGTGTTGAGAGACCAGCTCCCCTCCAAGGATGAGCATGTGATACTGGTGCGACTGTCGCCCCTGCAGAGGGCCCTTTACACAGAGTTCATGAACCGCTTCAGAGAGGCAGGCAACAGCGGCTGGCTCAGCCTCAACCCACTCAAGGCCTTCTGCGTCTgctgcaag ATCTGGAACCACACAGACGTGCTCTACGAGGCACTGCAGAAGGAGAATCTGGCCAATGAGCAGGACCTGGACCTGGATGACATCACCAACAGCCACGCCCGCTGCCCCGCCCCCAACCAGAAGGGCAAGACTCCGGAGGACCCCAACAGCATCGGAGGGCTGAGTCTCAACGCTCTGCAGGAGAAGGCCAATCAGGTCATCACCTACGAATGG GCGAAAGAGATCATGTCTGACTATAAGCCAGGGATTTTGGAGAACTCTGCTAAGATGGTCCTGCTGTTCCACCTGATCGACGAGAGCGTCAGGAAGGGAGACAAGATCTTGGTCTTCAG CCAGAGTTTGTCCACCCTCTCGGTCATCGAGGAGTTCTTGGCCAAGAGGCCCATACCGGCGGGCAGTGCCAGAGAGGGCCACAACCAAAACTGGCTCCGCAACCAcaactactaca GACTGGATGGGAGCACGTCtgcctccgagagagagagactcatcaACCAGTTCAACGACCCGTCCAACACCTCCACCTTGGtctttctgctttccaccag GGCTGGCTGCCTGGGGGTAAACCTGATTGGGGCTAACCGCGTGGTGGTTTTCGATGCCTCCTGGAACCCCTGTCACGACGCCCAGGCTGTGTGTAGAGTATACCGCTACGGCCAGAAGAAACCCTGCCACATCTACCGCCTGGTCTGTGACTTCACCCTGGAGAAGAAGATCTACGACCGGCAGATCTCCAAGCAGGGCATGTCTG aCCGAGTGGTGGATGACCTGAACCCGATGCTGTCGTTCACACGGAGGGAAGTGGAGTCTCTGCTGCACTTTGTGGAGGAGGAGCCTGACGTGTCACAGGTGCAGCTGCAGTCCCGCCAGGAGATGGAGCCGAGCATCAGACAGGCCTGCCAGCTCTACCCTCACTTAGTCACCAAG CAACCCTTCCACCACGATTCTCTCCTGGTGGACCGGCGGGAGATGAAGCTCACCAAAGCAGAGAAGAAGGCTGCCAAAAAGAGCTACGAGGACGAGAAGCGTGCGTCGGTGCCCTACACGCGGCCCTCTTACGCCCACTACTACCCCGCCAGCGACCAGAGCCTCACCAACATCCCTGCCTTCAGCCAGCGCAACTG GCGCCCACCCCCTCGCCAAGATGAGAAGCCCGTGGCCAGCATCCGCCCCGTTCAGTCAACTCCAATTCCCATGTTGCCTCGCCAGGCGTCTCATGCCTCCGCCTCCACGGCGGACTCCGACTCCGGCTCGGGCTTTCCCGTCAACTACCTGCAGAAGGCAGGCGTCTTCGTCCAGAAGATCGTCACCACCACAGATATCGTGATACCAGGAACCAACCGTTCAACTGATGTCAAGGCCAGGATCAGTGCAGGAGAGAGCATCCACGTCATCAGAGGAACTAAAGGGACCTACATCAGAACCTGTGACGGGAGGATCTTTGCGATCCGTGCTGCAAGCAAGCTCAAGGCTGGGGAGGAGAACTCAGCCGTTGCACCCAAAA acACCCAGAAGGCATTGGAGGACTCGACGAACAGCACCAGCGGCTGTGTGACTCGCCCGCTCTCCCCTGACAGCCCCGAGATCCTGAGCGAGCTCCAGAGGTACACAGCTGCAGCCGGAAACAAGATCCAGCAGCAGCAGGCCCCCAAGGCTCCGTCTGCAGGATCCTTGGAGACGGCGCTGGCAGAGAGCACCAATGGCAGCAGCATGACCAGCCATGCCAAGCCCTGGGGAGAGACCGCGGCCCAGCCCAACACAGACTCCACGGCCGCCCTGGACCTGATGGGCACCAAGCGCAAAGCCTCCACCCCGTCTGCGGACGAATGGGCCAACAACAAGCAGCTGGCCACCGGCAAGCGCACCTCGGCCCCGTTGCCCCCCCGGGGCTTTCCCTTTACCGGGGGTTACGGCCTCCCGCCCATGGGCCTCAACCCGGCCATGCTGGGTTCCATTGAGCAACCCCTTTTCATGGGGGCTGGCTCGCCCTACTTCCAGCCCCACAGCCAGATGGGTGACCCCTGTCTCATGTTCCCCATGACCTCTGACACCTTCGGCCTGGGGGACGGCACCCTAACTAGCTCCTCCTCCAggtcttcctcctccaccacaacCAGCTCCTCCTCGGCTGCCTCTGACTCGGCCTCCCTGGCTCCCTTCATGCTGGGTGCTGGTATGGCTGGCATGCTGCCCCCAGATTTCCCCATGTCCTACGGCCAGTCCGTGGGCATGTACCCTAGCTCGCTGCTCCCTGGGGGGCTCCCGGCCGCCACCCCAGGCCCCGCTGGCTCCAGCTTCCTCTCCCACTTCCCCTCCTCTGGCCTGATGGGGGCGGGGCTGGGTCGCTCTGACGCCCACGGCTCGGCAGAGAACGCTGGTAGTAGCTCAGACAGCGATGACGATGATGTCATTGAGGTGACTGGACAATGA